In one Kitasatospora cineracea genomic region, the following are encoded:
- a CDS encoding amidase → MNWPKVSRPEDLSRIPYWDAAELSAAIRARIVSCVEVMTAYLDHIDKINPHVNAIVSLRTRPELLAEARAKDNLLASGEYQGWMHGFPQAVKDLADVAGLPTTYGLIPAAEATPATADSLFVARLRTAGAIFIGKTNTPQLGLGSQTYNTVFGTTFNAYDQTKTAGGSSGGAAVAVALRMVPVADGSDFMGSLRNPPGWNNVLGLRPSYGRVPSDDSEVFINQGGLIGPVARTALDLALLLHTMSGYDDRAPLSNRQAPGHLTDLGDAVQGKRVAWLGDLGGYLPMEPAVLDATRAALEHLTGLGMTVTHLDELPTSHGFQVSKDLWPTWLTYRHWLSGMEVKIAYDSPLRGLLKPEALYEYEGLTVGADGNGPLTAIDIHTNSTKRTSLYLTFRELFETYDYVMLPTAQVMPFDAATHWPRSIQSVEMSSYHRWMEVATIGTLINAPTLAMPAGFTQGLPIGLQVIARNHEDQSLLTLAHVWERKTRFVQRHLPPLLTM, encoded by the coding sequence GTGAACTGGCCGAAGGTCAGCCGACCCGAGGACCTCAGCCGCATCCCTTACTGGGATGCCGCCGAACTGTCCGCCGCCATTCGTGCCCGTATCGTCTCCTGCGTCGAGGTGATGACCGCCTACCTCGACCACATCGACAAGATCAACCCTCACGTCAACGCCATCGTCAGCCTGCGTACCCGCCCTGAGCTACTGGCAGAAGCCCGGGCCAAGGACAACCTCCTCGCCAGCGGCGAGTACCAGGGATGGATGCACGGATTCCCGCAGGCCGTCAAGGATCTCGCAGACGTCGCCGGCCTCCCGACTACCTACGGGCTGATCCCCGCGGCCGAAGCCACCCCCGCAACGGCCGACTCACTCTTCGTCGCCCGTCTCCGGACTGCAGGCGCGATCTTCATCGGCAAGACCAACACCCCCCAGCTCGGCCTCGGCTCTCAGACCTACAACACGGTCTTCGGTACCACCTTCAACGCCTACGACCAGACCAAGACCGCTGGTGGCAGCAGCGGGGGAGCCGCCGTAGCCGTTGCTTTGCGGATGGTCCCGGTCGCAGACGGCAGCGACTTCATGGGCTCGTTGCGCAATCCACCCGGCTGGAACAACGTCCTCGGGCTGCGCCCCTCCTACGGTCGGGTCCCGTCGGACGACAGCGAGGTCTTCATCAACCAAGGCGGTCTCATCGGTCCAGTGGCCCGCACCGCCCTCGATTTGGCGTTGCTCCTGCACACGATGTCCGGCTACGACGATCGCGCACCCCTGTCCAACAGGCAGGCCCCCGGTCACCTCACCGACTTGGGCGACGCCGTTCAGGGCAAACGAGTTGCCTGGCTGGGCGACCTCGGAGGCTATCTCCCCATGGAGCCGGCCGTTCTCGACGCGACCCGAGCGGCACTGGAGCACTTGACCGGCCTGGGGATGACGGTCACCCACCTCGACGAGCTGCCGACGTCACACGGATTCCAGGTCAGCAAGGACCTCTGGCCCACCTGGCTGACTTACCGACACTGGCTGTCCGGTATGGAGGTCAAGATCGCCTACGACTCCCCGCTGCGAGGACTGCTCAAGCCTGAGGCGCTCTACGAATACGAAGGCCTCACGGTCGGAGCCGACGGGAACGGCCCACTCACCGCCATCGACATCCACACCAACTCCACCAAGCGCACCAGCCTGTACCTGACCTTCAGGGAGCTCTTCGAGACGTACGACTACGTGATGCTTCCAACGGCCCAGGTGATGCCCTTCGATGCGGCTACCCACTGGCCCCGGAGCATCCAGAGCGTTGAGATGTCCTCGTACCACCGTTGGATGGAGGTCGCTACGATTGGCACCCTCATCAATGCCCCCACACTTGCCATGCCGGCCGGGTTTACGCAGGGTTTGCCCATAGGTTTGCAGGTCATCGCGCGCAACCACGAGGACCAATCGCTGCTGACCCTCGCCCACGTGTGGGAACGGAAGACCCGATTCGTGCAGCGTCACCTTCCACCGCTGCTGACGATGTGA
- a CDS encoding MFS transporter: MPDDESIHSAARPAGGPAGRRLGRRSYAAYAAGSVGTGGFSTLPGLLLLVFLTDELGVAAALAGVVVLAPKLWDVLLNPVVGAWSDRTTSRWGPRVPWMAAGAVVLPVFFAATFAVPDDLTGGGAALYVTVMFLLAATGYALFQVPYVALPAEITDSYKERTTMTAVRIVVLTLAILLFGAGAPVLVDLFGGGLGGYRAMGAVAAVVLAAGFLTTAVGMRRVPAVVRSEAEGSIREQLRAVRDSRDFRFLFLAFTLQTLAAGAMLAAIPYLAEDLVGSKSAITFLFVALVGPAVVVMPLWKRVANRSGKRVGYLRASVVFLAGALVLTAANWIPAALVYLAVAACGVGYAGMQMFPLAMLPDTIQEDTQLTGLRRAGTFTGVWTAGESLGLAVGPALYSLVLAGGGYVSSTAGHTAVQPESARLAIALGSGLLPSLLLLASIPLLLRYRLTAARLPQAQPAAAPPA; this comes from the coding sequence ATGCCGGATGACGAGTCGATTCACAGCGCTGCGCGCCCAGCGGGTGGGCCTGCGGGTAGGAGGCTGGGCCGCCGCTCGTACGCCGCCTACGCCGCCGGCTCGGTGGGCACCGGTGGCTTCAGCACCCTGCCGGGGCTACTCCTGTTGGTGTTCCTCACGGACGAGCTGGGGGTGGCGGCGGCTCTGGCGGGTGTGGTCGTGCTCGCTCCGAAGCTGTGGGACGTGCTGCTGAACCCCGTGGTGGGGGCGTGGTCGGACCGTACGACCTCGCGGTGGGGGCCGCGGGTGCCGTGGATGGCGGCGGGCGCGGTCGTCCTGCCGGTGTTCTTCGCGGCGACCTTCGCCGTGCCCGACGATCTGACCGGCGGCGGGGCCGCGCTGTACGTGACGGTGATGTTCCTGCTGGCGGCGACCGGATACGCGCTGTTCCAGGTGCCGTACGTCGCGCTGCCCGCGGAGATCACCGACTCCTACAAGGAGCGCACCACGATGACGGCCGTGCGCATCGTCGTGCTGACGCTGGCGATCCTGCTGTTCGGCGCCGGGGCACCAGTGCTGGTCGACCTCTTCGGCGGCGGCCTGGGCGGCTACCGGGCGATGGGGGCGGTGGCCGCCGTGGTCCTGGCGGCCGGGTTCCTCACCACCGCGGTGGGGATGCGCCGGGTGCCGGCGGTGGTGCGCTCGGAAGCCGAGGGATCGATCCGCGAGCAGCTGCGCGCGGTGCGCGACAGCCGCGACTTCCGGTTCCTGTTCCTGGCCTTCACGCTCCAGACCCTGGCGGCGGGGGCCATGCTCGCGGCGATCCCCTACCTCGCCGAGGACCTGGTGGGCAGCAAGAGCGCGATCACCTTCCTGTTCGTCGCCCTGGTGGGCCCCGCGGTGGTCGTCATGCCGCTGTGGAAGCGGGTGGCAAACCGCTCGGGCAAGCGGGTCGGCTACCTGCGCGCCAGCGTGGTCTTCCTGGCCGGGGCGCTGGTCCTGACGGCCGCGAACTGGATCCCTGCGGCGCTGGTCTACCTCGCCGTCGCGGCGTGCGGCGTCGGCTACGCGGGCATGCAGATGTTCCCGCTGGCCATGCTGCCCGACACCATCCAGGAGGACACGCAGCTGACCGGGCTGCGTCGGGCGGGGACGTTCACCGGTGTGTGGACCGCGGGGGAGAGCCTGGGGCTCGCGGTCGGCCCGGCGCTGTACTCGCTGGTGCTGGCCGGCGGCGGGTACGTGTCCTCGACCGCCGGGCACACCGCGGTGCAGCCCGAGAGTGCCAGGCTGGCCATCGCGCTGGGCTCCGGCCTGCTGCCGAGCCTGCTGCTGCTCGCCTCGATCCCGCTGCTGCTGCGCTACCGCCTCACCGCCGCCCGCCTTCCGCAGGCACAGCCCGCCGCCGCGCCGCCGGCCTGA
- a CDS encoding MaoC/PaaZ C-terminal domain-containing protein, whose product MSSFTEAVAQAEQRIGTQIGMSDWVPITQDKVTAFGGLTLDFDPHHIDPRQAADGPFGRAVAHGFMVLSLLTHFLYEAGGELGFTQNVNYGFDRVRFVAPVPVGSEVRGEFVLREVQPKNGGALITFDVTVRCAPETVALVAEWKVLVLP is encoded by the coding sequence ATGAGCAGTTTCACCGAGGCCGTCGCACAGGCCGAGCAGCGCATCGGCACGCAGATCGGCATGTCCGACTGGGTGCCGATCACCCAGGACAAGGTCACGGCCTTCGGCGGCCTGACGCTGGACTTCGACCCGCACCACATCGACCCGCGCCAGGCCGCCGACGGCCCCTTCGGCCGGGCGGTGGCGCACGGCTTCATGGTGTTGTCGCTGCTGACGCACTTCCTCTACGAGGCGGGCGGGGAGCTGGGCTTCACCCAGAACGTCAACTACGGTTTCGACCGCGTGCGCTTCGTCGCGCCGGTCCCCGTGGGTTCCGAGGTCCGCGGCGAGTTCGTGCTCCGCGAGGTGCAGCCCAAGAACGGCGGCGCCCTGATCACCTTCGACGTCACCGTGCGGTGCGCGCCGGAGACGGTCGCGCTGGTCGCCGAGTGGAAGGTCTTGGTGCTGCCGTGA
- a CDS encoding class I adenylate-forming enzyme family protein has translation MTAPVWQPIPRGDIPRYETVMEYVEHYAARTPDAVAVSDLDGASITYGRLPAAVRGLQKGLLDGRVGPGDVVATLAPPSVDHWLTFLAAVDLGALWLGLNPRYRLEEWRGIFAVARPKALYARQQIGQRDYTADLAALTEEFGTLRLPLDPPPADTPTGGDAAPDEPALLVFTSGSTGKPKGVLLRQSGLLACARIQAHHYGQWGGAVLNSLPINHVGCIVDIGLTALVTGGTQVFVEDFLPQTFLDALTRTKASLLGGVPAMLLYLMEKPEFWSTDLSHVRRILWSGGHMPKNAAMLLATLGKPMHNFYGMTETTGSFTFTRPDADIDHLVDTVGLPDPGWQVRIADPATGVRTPDGSAGEIQVRGPGVMHSYLGDPQASADAFTEDGYFKTSDLGVRNADGSISLAGRLRDVFKSGGYNVFPRQVEEALEALPNVVMAAVVAAPDDTLGEVGIAFLTLLPGTDLDEDDVRNALKTTLASYKVPKRFILMDEPPLLPNGKLNRRALAATAVGSKRP, from the coding sequence GTGACCGCCCCCGTGTGGCAGCCGATCCCGCGCGGCGACATCCCCCGCTACGAGACGGTCATGGAGTACGTGGAGCACTACGCCGCGCGTACCCCCGACGCCGTGGCGGTCTCCGACCTCGACGGCGCCTCGATCACCTACGGCCGGCTGCCCGCCGCCGTGCGCGGCCTCCAGAAGGGCCTGCTGGATGGCAGGGTGGGCCCCGGCGACGTCGTGGCGACCCTGGCGCCGCCGAGCGTCGACCACTGGCTCACCTTCCTGGCCGCCGTCGACCTCGGCGCCCTGTGGCTGGGCCTCAACCCGCGCTACCGCCTGGAGGAGTGGCGCGGCATCTTCGCCGTCGCCCGCCCCAAGGCCCTCTACGCGCGCCAGCAGATCGGGCAGCGCGACTACACCGCCGACCTTGCGGCCCTGACCGAGGAGTTCGGCACCCTGCGGCTGCCGCTGGACCCGCCGCCGGCCGACACCCCGACCGGCGGGGACGCCGCGCCCGATGAGCCGGCCCTGCTGGTGTTCACCTCCGGTTCCACCGGCAAGCCCAAGGGCGTGCTGCTGCGCCAGTCGGGCCTGCTCGCCTGCGCCCGGATCCAGGCGCACCACTACGGCCAGTGGGGCGGCGCGGTCCTCAATTCGCTGCCCATCAACCACGTCGGGTGCATCGTCGACATCGGCCTCACCGCCCTGGTCACCGGTGGCACGCAGGTCTTCGTCGAGGACTTCTTGCCGCAGACCTTCCTCGACGCGCTCACCCGCACCAAAGCCAGCCTGCTGGGCGGCGTACCGGCCATGCTGCTCTACCTGATGGAGAAGCCGGAGTTCTGGAGCACCGACCTCTCCCACGTACGGCGCATCCTGTGGTCGGGCGGCCACATGCCCAAGAACGCCGCGATGCTGCTGGCCACGTTGGGCAAGCCGATGCACAACTTCTACGGCATGACCGAGACGACGGGCAGCTTCACCTTCACCCGGCCCGACGCCGACATCGACCACCTGGTCGACACCGTCGGCCTGCCGGACCCCGGCTGGCAGGTGCGCATCGCGGACCCGGCCACCGGAGTCCGGACGCCCGACGGGAGTGCCGGCGAGATCCAGGTCCGCGGCCCCGGCGTGATGCACTCCTACCTCGGCGACCCCCAGGCGAGCGCTGACGCCTTCACCGAGGACGGGTACTTCAAGACCTCCGACCTCGGCGTGCGGAACGCCGACGGCAGCATCAGCCTCGCCGGCCGGCTCCGGGACGTCTTCAAGTCCGGTGGCTACAATGTCTTCCCCCGCCAGGTGGAAGAAGCCCTCGAAGCCCTCCCAAATGTCGTGATGGCCGCCGTCGTCGCCGCGCCCGACGACACGCTCGGCGAAGTCGGCATCGCCTTCCTCACCTTGCTCCCCGGAACCGACCTCGACGAGGACGACGTGCGCAACGCGCTCAAGACCACGCTGGCCAGCTACAAAGTGCCCAAGCGGTTCATCCTCATGGACGAGCCGCCCCTGCTGCCCAATGGCAAACTGAACCGCCGCGCGCTGGCGGCGACCGCCGTCGGGAGCAAGCGCCCGTGA
- a CDS encoding TetR/AcrR family transcriptional regulator — MNGTTAIAALVADEVPATRKGEQTRARIIEAAASLLAASGYHDLKVLDVCAAARISAGTFYTHFKDRSALCEEVLVRVVRSVTQEILVGAGQGGDPFAAIVETNTRYIALFISAGPFNRALQQLVDESERVRAAWQEANAAIAEHIAAGVARRTGQEPDLAAARAAQAMLDGVLMQYFAWQDASLREAFGDVDELAQRVSVLWYRLLYRCDPPAPHSGP, encoded by the coding sequence GTGAACGGCACCACCGCGATCGCCGCCCTCGTCGCCGACGAGGTCCCCGCCACCCGCAAGGGCGAGCAGACCCGGGCCAGGATCATCGAAGCCGCCGCTTCCCTGCTCGCCGCATCGGGCTACCACGACCTCAAGGTGCTGGACGTGTGCGCGGCGGCCCGGATCTCCGCGGGCACCTTCTACACCCACTTCAAGGACCGCAGCGCCCTGTGCGAGGAAGTCCTCGTCCGGGTGGTCCGCAGCGTGACGCAGGAGATCCTGGTCGGCGCCGGACAGGGCGGCGACCCCTTCGCGGCCATCGTGGAGACCAACACCCGCTACATCGCGCTGTTCATCTCGGCGGGCCCCTTCAACAGGGCCCTGCAGCAGCTCGTCGACGAGAGCGAGAGGGTGCGCGCGGCCTGGCAGGAGGCCAACGCCGCGATCGCCGAGCACATCGCGGCCGGCGTGGCACGCCGCACCGGTCAAGAGCCCGACCTCGCCGCCGCCCGGGCGGCGCAGGCGATGCTCGACGGAGTGCTCATGCAGTACTTCGCCTGGCAGGACGCCTCCCTGCGGGAGGCGTTCGGCGACGTCGACGAACTCGCCCAACGGGTCTCCGTCCTGTGGTACCGGCTGCTCTACCGCTGCGACCCGCCCGCGCCCCACAGCGGCCCATAG
- a CDS encoding TetR/AcrR family transcriptional regulator: MTEGVRERGKARRREAILRSAYRLFAERGFDATTIADVAEAAEVSARTVTLYFPTKLDLVTSHLEEFTGELSLALAEREAGVTTLGALEAWLRHDLEDGEGDELEELWEVMIDRNPQLRAIANSRVTEAIQEGARIFAAEHGDDPDSFAPRMVAAAAAAVVSEVYLAPSEENIAAAMAFLQGGIAALG; the protein is encoded by the coding sequence ATGACCGAGGGTGTGAGAGAGCGCGGCAAGGCCCGGCGCAGGGAAGCGATCCTGCGCTCGGCGTACAGGCTGTTCGCAGAGCGCGGGTTCGACGCGACGACGATCGCGGACGTCGCCGAGGCGGCGGAGGTCTCCGCCCGGACGGTGACGCTGTACTTCCCGACGAAGCTGGACCTGGTGACCTCGCACCTGGAGGAGTTCACCGGGGAGCTGAGCTTGGCGCTGGCCGAGCGCGAGGCGGGCGTCACGACGCTGGGCGCGCTGGAGGCGTGGCTGCGCCACGACCTGGAGGACGGCGAGGGGGACGAGCTCGAAGAGCTGTGGGAGGTGATGATCGACCGGAACCCGCAGCTGCGGGCGATCGCCAACAGCCGGGTCACCGAGGCGATCCAGGAGGGCGCACGGATCTTCGCTGCCGAGCACGGGGACGACCCGGACTCCTTCGCGCCCCGGATGGTCGCCGCAGCCGCGGCCGCGGTGGTCTCGGAGGTCTACCTGGCTCCGAGCGAGGAGAACATCGCCGCCGCTATGGCCTTTCTCCAGGGCGGGATCGCGGCGCTGGGCTGA